From the genome of Papaver somniferum cultivar HN1 chromosome 2, ASM357369v1, whole genome shotgun sequence, one region includes:
- the LOC113350513 gene encoding uncharacterized protein PB18E9.04c-like, translating to MGSSQLFPSVLCLIIITFSSTNIAVARSHFGKAVQDSGTSCPITDTNSTTTTGTSCPIIPTTDTNSTSAPNTTPTSDTNSSTATPNTTPTSDTNSTTTTTTTPETIPPTETNSTATIPTPTETFPCLSKKKISSINCLTMAQGYSTDCVALPNVDSVSCSLPAMPCLSLSDIRKLPCMPPQDSSSGSCISLTNVPNVCSPNNMPTR from the exons ATGGGTTCTTCGCAACTATTTCCATCTGTCTTGTGTCTGATCATCATAACATTTTCCTCCACCAACATTGCGGTAGCGCGTTCTCATTTTGGGAAAGCAGTTCAAGATTCAG GTACAAGCTGTCCTATCACGGATACAAACAGTACTACTACTACAGGTACGAGCTGTCCTATAATTCCCACAACCGATACAAACAGTACTAGTGCTCCTAATACAACTCCAACTTCCGATACCAATAGTAGTACTGCTACTCCTAATACAACTCCAACTTCCGATACCAACAGtaccactactactactactactcctGAAACAATTCCACCTACCGAAACAAACAGTACCGCTACTATTCCAACTCCTACCGAAACTTTCCCATGTCTGTCGAAGAAAAAGATTTCTTCCATTAATTGCTTAACGATGGCACAAGGATATTCTACCGACTGTGTAGCTCTCCCAAATGTTGATTCCGTTTCATGTAGCCTACCTGCAATGCCTTGTCTTTCACTTTCAGATATTAGGAAGCTTCCTTGTATGCCACCTCAAGATTCATCAAGCGGTTCTTGTATTTCACTTACAAATGTCCCCAACGTTTGTTCACCAAATAATATGCCAACACGTTAA